TGGCAGGAGGCGTGATGACAAACAGCAACTTGATTGGCCTCGACCCCTCGGCAAAAAAGAGATACCTTGGCTTTGGGGCGCCCTCAGCTTATGGCTCCCATGTTTTCAGGGTTATCGTTCCCGCTGGCATGACCGGTAATATTATTGTTCAGGAAGATTACGGTTATCTCGCTGGTATCAACGGAACGCCCGACTTTGAAATTCGTGCCATGCTTCCCCGTTCAAAATGGAAGCTCGTTGCAGAGACGGCCAAACGCGACTTCAACGCCCGGCTTCGCTCCAAAAAAGTATCAATTTCAACATGGAAACCCCAGGACAATTACCTTGACCGTATGCTTGGCAAAGAGCTTTGTGTGCTTGTCTGGGCCGTTGAACATGCTGCAAATGACGATGAGATAGAGGTTATCTGCCGAAAATGGAGAGCGTTGCGACCCGAAGAACGGTGGTGGCTCTACACGGTGACTGCCGCAGAAGGTGGATTGGCTGAAGATTCCGGCAGGGGGTGGCGCAAGGCTTTGTATCTGGCGCTTTCGGATGGCCAAGCCCAGCCAAAACCAAAGAAAAAAGTTCCTGAAAATGATCCCCGTTCCATCGGTCTTTTTGATTCATTGAGCAATGATTGAGCAATATGTCGAGTGCAGTTATACCCTTCAGCCTTAAAGAGGCACCGGCCTTGATTGAAACGCTCTTGCCAGTGCAGCGCCTCTCCGTTGATATTTATAAAGAGCGTATGGCCGGTTCAGGGCAAACGCTCACGGCACTTGGTTCATACTGGAAAGGGCGAAAACCCCTTGTGCTTGGCCGTGCCTGTGTTTTAGGCGCACTGCTGCCTGCTACAGAAAACCCGAAAGAAGATCTTGAAATTTTTGAGCTGCTGATGGGGATGGATGACCTCTCCGTCTCGAAGCGCAGGGGGCTGCCATCCGCAAAACTTGCCGTTGAAACGCTTGAGATTGAGGATATCGAGGAGCATGTACGGGTAACGCCGGAAGGTCAGCTCCCGATGTCAGCCCCTTTCAGGATTGAAGATTACCAATACTACGACAAGCACGGTTTTGCCAAGTACGCAAAGGTACACTGGCGCAGTGATGTGAACCCTGACGAGTTGCACCGCGTGTGTCTGCCGCTTCTCCCGAAAGAGTCCTACAAAGAGCGCATCGGCAATGCAAAGCGGGCAGAGGAGATGTTTGATAACCTCCATACCCATATCTGGAGCCGTGTCAATCAGCATCTTGGCACGGTGGCATCATCGTTTCCTGAGCTGGTCGAACAGCTTGGCATTATGCGTTTTGGCCATCGCCCTCGTGTGGCCGATACCTTTTGCGGATCAGGCCAGATTCCCTTTGAAGCGGCCCGTCTCGGCTGTGATGTCTATGCCTCTGACCTCAACCCGGTTGCCTGTATGCTGACCTGGGGCGCCTTCAATATTGTTGGCGCCAGTGCAGAAGAGCGTGAACAGATTGATGATGAACAGGTTGCTCTTGCGGCGAAAGTCAAGGAAGAGATTGATGCTCTTGGAATTGAAACTGATGGCAACGGTTGGCGGGGGAAGGTCTATCTCTATTGCCTTGAGGTGACTTGTCCAACCTCTGGCTGGAAAGTGCCTGTTTTGCCAACGCTGGTTGTGAGCAAAGGAAAGAGAGTCATCGCGAAATTGCTCCCGGATAAGGTTAACAAACGCTATGATATTGCGCTTGAATATGATGTTACTGCTGAAGAGTTGATACATCCTGAAAGTCGGATAAAGCGCACACATTAACTAAAAAAGATCGCCACCTGAGCACTATTTCAAAAAAAGTTGTGTTTTTTCCGGAGAAGTTGTGTTTTTTTTAGAAAAACCGCGCTTTTTTCTTGCTTTTTAACGTGTACGTATGTATAATAAGGAAAACACTTTAAAAAGGAGAATACCCCGTGTCTAAACCAGTAACTGGAAAAACTCACGTTGGCGAACGGCGTGAAAGGCGCCCGAATGGCGATATTTACATCTATGAGCGGGTTACAGGCTATAATGAACGAACCAGAAAGACCTATACCGTCAGTCAGAAGCTCCAAGGGAAAATCAAGTCGGGAACACAGGAGATAATCCCTACACGCCCGAAAAAAAGCAAAAATGAAGGGGGCTTGGTTGGTGCGCTACGCAGGCACAGTGGCCTCACGGATCTTCTGGAGTGGGTCGGTAAAGCCTCCGGCATTGACGATGACGTGCGTTCTTCGTTCAGCGAGGGCGACGCTGCCAAGATTCTCTCTATTGCGCGTTACTGGATCGGTTCCGGCGGAAACACCTTGCCACGCCTTGAGGGTTGGCAGGTAATGCACTCCCTTCCCTACAGCGAAGTTATCACTGAAGACGTTTACAGTGACTTGTTCAAATGTGTCGGGTGCGACGAAGACCGCGTGCAGCGCTACTTCTCCTTCCGGGCGGATCGCCTGGGCAAGGCACCTGTGCTGGCGTTTGATTCGACCACGATATCGACCTACTCCGAGAACCAGTCGGAAGCACGGCATGGGTTCAATAAGGATGGTGACGGACTGAAAACCATCAAGCTTCTAACCTTGTATTCCGTAAAGGAACGCGAGCCGTTAGCATTCGCCAAGCAGCCTGGCAATGTTCCGGACGTCATATCCATTGAGAACACCCTGAAGCAACTCAAGTGCTTTAACCTTGAGAAACCCTTGATCGTTACCGATAACGGCTACTACAGTGAGGGGAACATGATGAAATTCGCCTTGCGCAACATGAAATTCCTTACTCTGGTTGACCCCAATATCACTTGGGTTCGCGAGACGGTGGATGCGCTTCGGGAGACGCTGGCGGGCATGTCGAGCACTTGCCAGTTTGATCCGTCGGTTTGCGGCGCCACGGCGATGAGAATGCACGAGTTCGGTCGAGTGCGCCAACTGTCGCGAAACGGCAAGCTGAGCGGAGAAGAAGAGAGGTTCGTGCGCCGCCTTTATGTCCATGTCTTCTATTCCCCTAACAGCGACACCAAGAAGCAGCTCGACTTCCGCAAGGAGCTGTTTGAACTCAAAGCTCAAGTAGAAGATGGGGTGATGGAGTTCACGAAATCTGCGCAACGAAAAATCGAGCGATATCTGATCTGCTCAAAAAAGGGGCGTGGTGGACAATTGAGGGTCGGTTTCAACGACAAGGCCATTGTCGAAGCGACGAAATACTTCGGCTATTTTGCGCTCGTCAGCAATCAGGCCATGAAGACCTTCACAGCGTTGGCAGACTATCGATTGCGTGAAAAAATAGAGGAGATCTTCGCCGTGGTGAAGGGAGGCCTTGATGGAGCAAGGCCGCGCACATGGCATCCAGACAACCTGCGGGGAAGGCAATTCGTACAGTTTGTGTCACTGGGGTATCATTGCTTCCTGACCAAGAAAATCAAGGAAATGCGGGCAGAGCTTGGAAAGAACGGAAGCGAAAAAACCAAAGCACTTGTCAATCTCGAAAAAAAATTGGAACAGTGGCTTGAGCAACGATCTCTCGCTCAGATTCTGGATTGGTTCGATTGCATTGAGACGACTCAAGTACGAACTGTCATGGGCAACTACCGCTGGTCTACTGAATCCGTAGCCAGAGATCGGCTGTTCCTGAAATATCTGGGAGTGACCTCATGATAGTGTGCGCTTTATCCTACTTTCAGGATACATGCAGAAAACGGCACCTATCAGAACCAGAGTTTAGTGCATACTGTCAATGGTTTTGAACACCGCAACAAAATTTCAAGTATTCGCGGTGATTACAATGAGATTGTCAATGGCAAGCGCATCAATCGGAACCGGCTTCGGCAGTGGGGTGTTTCAGACATTGTCTTCCGTGATGATGATATTTTCAATGAACGGCTCTATGCAATTCAGTGGTTTAAGGACTATGCCACAAGCCGGTCAGAAATAGAATTCAGGAGTGTTACTCTGGATGATTTGGAACGAGAGGCAAAAGTTACCGCTTATGTCCAGGAACACCTTGCAGAGTGGCAGGAAAAGGGTTGGGTGCCGGACATGCGGATTGAGACAGGTGATGAAACTGAGCGCTTATATCGTGAGCGAGGATGGACTCATTGGCATCACCTATGGCCAAGTCGTCAATTGCTTTATTTGGCTCTGATTAAAAGAGCCTTATCTTCACCAGAATTGGTTGTCTTATTTTCTGGAGCCCTTGATTATACCAGTAAATTGTGTCGATGGGCTACATCTGGGCGGCGTATTGCTAAAGATGGAAGCGGGAAATTTGTAGGTGGGGCAAGTGATAGCCCTACAAATGCTTTTTATAATCAGGCATTGAATACAATTTTCAACTATGGAACTCGGTCTATAGATCAAATGTTTGGTGTTTTGAGCAAAAACATAAAATCTATTCCATGTGATGATAGGCTTTGTTTTACGATAGAGACACTCTCTGCGGACCAGATTGAAACAATAAACGACATTTACATCACCGATCCTCCCTACGGTGATGCAGTGAAGTACGAGGAGATTCTCGAATTCTTCATCGCTTGGCTGCGAAAAAATCCCCCGGCTGAATTCTCTGACTGGATATGGGACAGCCGTCGTAAACTGGCGATCAAGGGGGAAGATCATGACTTTAAAATCAGCATGATCAACGCCTACAAGCGGATGGCCGAATATATGCCGGACAATGGCTTGCAGATCATCATGTTTACCCATCAAAGCGGTTCAATCTGGGCGGATATGGCAAACATTGTTTGGGCTTCTGGCTTGAAGGTTACTGCTGCCTGGTATGTCGTCACAGAAACTGATAGCGAGTTGAGGGGCGGTCAATATGTGAAAGGCACCATTCTGCTGGTGTTGCGCAAGCGGGCTGATAACCTTGACGGTGCCCGGGATGAAATTGCCTATGAATTGATTGATGAGGTGGAGCGTCAGGTGCTCTTTCTTACCGGGCTGAACGAAAATGCCAAAGCGCTCTATCGGGAAGAAAACCTCTTTGAGGATGCCGATATCCAGATGGCGGGTTATGCTGCTGCTTTGCGGGTGCTTACCCGTTATGGCTCCATCAACGGAGTTGATATGGCTCAGGAGGCTCTCCGTCCCCGTGTGAAGGGGCAAAAAACCATGGTCGATGAGCTTATTGAGTTCGCGGTCGATCTGGCCAACCAGCATCTTGTGCCCCAGGGGTTAAGCCGTGAGGTGTGGAATGACCTCAGCAATACAGAGCGCTTCTACCTGAAAATGGTTGATATGGAGAGTCGCGGTGTACACATGCTTTCCAACTATCAGAACTTTGCCAAGGCATTCAAGGTGGCCGATTTTTCGGAGCTGATTGGCGACACCAAAGCGAACGAGACCGCCCTTAAAACGGCGCAGATCTTCGGCAAGCGCGGAATGAGCAGTTCGGATGCGTTTGGATTGACCGCAACCCGAAGCATTCTCTATGCCATTTATCTGCTTCTCGAAAACAAGCTCTCATCGGACGATATTCTGAACCAGTTCCGTCAGCTTGCTCTGGAGTACTACCAGAAGCGCGACAAACTCATCGCTCTTGCTGATTATCTCTCGAAAAAAACAGTCGGTATCCGTGATGATGAGAGCCGGTGTGCCATGATTTTGCGTGACTTGATTCGTAACGACGGAACCTGCTGAGCTATGGGCGATATCCGAAGATTTTCTTCATTGCGTGAACGGCTTGATCACGTTTTCCTTGCCGAAAAACTTCACAATGCACGCTCCTACAAACGGATTGCCGGATACTTTCGCTCATCCATCTTTGAGCTGGTTGGTGAGGAGATTGAACATATCCCTGATGTTCGCATTATCTGTAACAGCGAACTTGACCCCAATGATATCATGGTCTCCAAGGCAGCACGGGAAGCGGCGCTGAAAGAGCGGTGGAATCAGATGCCGGTGGAAACAGAGGCGTTGATGCACCGGGAGCAGTACAAAAAGCTCTACGAACTGCTTTTGTCGGGGCGGGTGCACATCAAGGTTGTTCCGAAAAACACCGTTTTTGTTCATGGCAAGGCTGGGCTCATTACACTGGCAAACGGGCAGCGAACCTGCTTTCTCGGGTCGGTCAACGATAGCCGGGCAGCCTTCTCAAAGAACCATGAAATTTTATGGGAAGACCAGTCGGCGGAAGGGTGCGACTGGGTGGAGCAGGAGTTCGATGCACTGTGGAAACTGGGTCACGATCTGCCGGATGCCATAATCACCGAGGTAAAGCGCATCAGTGAGCGAGTTGAGGTGAGTTTTGCCGATCTGAAGCCGGAGGAGATACCAGCGGCGGCCATGATTGAATCGCCGATCTACCGTGGCGGTGAGCAATTGCAGCCCTGGCAGCGCTCCTTTGTCACAAGCTTTCTCCAACACCGTAACGTGTTTGGAAAAATAAGGCTGCTTCTTGCTGACGAGGTTGGATTGGGCAAAACCCTCTCAATGGCTACTGCCGCTCTTGTTGCCGCCCTGCTTGGTGATGGCCCGGTCCTTGTTCTTTGCCCTGCGACGCTTACCCTGCAATGGCAGACAGAGATCAATGACTGGCTGGGCATTCCAAGTGCGGTCTGGGTCTCCAACGCCAAACACTGGTTAACACCGGATGGACGGCCCGTCCCTTCACGAGGTGCAGAAGATATTGCCCACGCCCCTTATCAAATTGCCATTGTTTCAACAGGGCTGATTGTGCATGACTCCGAGGAGGCTGGTATTTTAAGGAATCTCAGATTTGGGACGTTGATACTGGATGAAGCTCACAAGGCGCGTGTCAGAGGCGGGCTGAAGCAAGAGCAGGAACCAAATAATCTGCTGGCGTTCATGCGGGAAGTTGTGAAGAACTCGAAGCATGTTCTGCTTGGAACGGCAACACCGATTCAGACCGACGTTCGTGAGCTATGGGATCTTGTTGCTCTTCTCAATCAGGGGGCGGAATTTGTGATGGGACGCGATTATGTCTCCTCATGGCGAGACTGGGAAAAAACAGTGCCACTGGTGACCGGCGAAGAGGTTGTTTCAGATGAAATGACGGCATGGAACCTTCTTCGCGCACCGCTTCCGGCAAGAGAAACACCCATGATGGATCAGAGTGCAGCCCGTCTGGTCAGAATGATTCGCACCGATCTTGGTATTCCGGATTCCAAATTCTTTACCGATGCAGCCCCGGAATCGTTAGCTCTCATGACCCGAAAAATGGATCTGCAGTCAATTCTTGGTACTGATTTTTTTCATCGCAATAATCCATTCATTCGGCATGTGGTGATAAGAAGACGTGAAGCACTTGAAAATGCGGGTCTCCTCGATAAAATTGCGGTCAGTGTTCACCCGATTCCTGATGCCCGGCCCGGCACCTATACTGGAGCGGTATTTCAGGGCATTGGCCTCATGACCAACCACCCGTTCGAGCTTGCCTATCAGGCTGCGGAAAGCTTTGTCTCGGAACTCAGTAAGCGGACAAAAGGGGCTCAACTGTTGCGGTCAATCTTTTTGCAGCGAATATGTTCATCCTTTGAGTCTGGCAAACTGACCGTGACGAGGATGCTCAAGAAGCAGCTCAATGAACACGACGATGACGACATACAAAAAGTCGAGCGCAGTGTCCTTGAAACATTGACAGAAGCTGAAATTTCATATCTGCACATCATCCTTGAAGAGTTATCCCGAAGTGAGGCGGTTGATCCCAAGCTTAGGGCGGTGAAATGGTTTCTGCAACATTTTCAAAGCGAAGGGAAGAGCTGGAACGAGTGGGGCTGCATCGTCTTTTCCCAATATTATGATACCGTCAATTGGGTTGCCCTGGAACTTGCGAAACTTTTCCCTGAGCAGATTGTTGCCGTCTATGCAGGCGCGGGGAAAAGCGGGCTCTATCGAGGGGATCAATTTGTCTCAATCAATCGCGACAGTATTAAAAAAATGGTCAAAGAGCGGGAAGTTTCTTTGGTTGTCGCTACCGATGCCGCGTGTGAAGGACTCAACTTGCAGACACTTGGAACCCTTATCAATATTGATCTCCCCTGGAACCCAGCCAGACTTGAACAGCGATTGGGGCGGATCAAGCGATTTGGTCAGGCTCGCAAAAGCGTGGATATGCTCAACCTCACCTATCATGCCACACGTGATGAAGATGTCTACGCAAAAATATCTGAACGGATGAAAGAGCGCTACGATATTTTCGGGGGATTACCTGATTGTATTGAGGATGACTGGATAGACAACATTGAGGGATTTGTCAAGCTTGCAGACACTCACCTCCATATGCGCAAACAGGTCGCGAATATCTTTGAGACCACTTGGGGTAGTACCATCAAGAGCGAAGATGACCGCTGGGAGGAGTGTGCCCGTGTGCTGTCGCAAAAGGATATCAACGCCGTTATGAGCAAGCCCTGGGGGAAGAGGGGATGGTAAAATTGGATGTGGTTGAACAAGCTGTAGCGACAAGAAGCGAAGAGGAGGCATTGCATATTGGTATCGCCACTGCACAAGAGAGTTATCGGATATGATTATAGAGGTGTACTATGGGTGAACGTCTCATTCCATACGTTTTAATCTGCTTCGCCAGTATGTTGGGCGCCTTTTTTGATGGGCTACAGCGACTATCAAAATTAAATCGGATTCAATGGAATAGAACAAGCTATAAGGAAAATGAAGGAGTACTTTGCTGCGGATAGTGCCTCTTATTTGTTTTGCGACAAGGGGATTGGAAATTACTATGGATATTACCCTATGTACTTCCGCAATAAATGCCAAGCCTACTCCGGGAGCTGCATTTTCGTAGTAGCGGGAAGCCTCCCGAAACTCTTCATCTGCTTCCGGCAAGAATTCATAGTTCATGACAATTCGCTTATCGCTCTTTTGAATACTTCGTTACCAGAAATACCGTGAACCTTCCCTGCACGATAATCATCAAGTCGCCTTTCTGCTTCATCCAGCCAAAGTTGTTCGACTTCCGACACTGTTGGCTCATCCAGACTCAAGAGCAGTTTGCCAACGAGACTGCCTCGGGAGTGAATATCCAGATTGAGTGCTTCTGATTCAATTTTTTTTATTGTCATTGGCATGTTAGTATCTCCTATTAATTGTTGAGGTTATCATTGCCTGACGAGTACGGATTAAAAAATGGGTCGTTTTCAACTGCTTCCAAACACTGTGCCAGCGATTAGTTTTGATAAACGTATGCGTTCAATACGCTACCGGTCGGAGAGATTGTTCTGCACCTTCGAGTTACACATTACTACTTTCACGAATTACCTCTTCTTCAACCGCTTTTTTTAAATGAACAGGTTTAAAGACATTTCCTTCATCAAAGCAAGCCTTGGTGCTTTTTGGTGGATGTCTGGCGCAATTCGGACATCAAGTCTCCCATTTTATTTTTCTCGCCGTTGTTTTTACATATTTCAAGATAATCGTTTACAGCCTCTTCAAATCCTGTTTTCAGTTCAATGATACTATCGCCTTCAAATGACATAAGATCTTCAATTCCCTCGATCTTGCCAAAAAACACCTCATCATCTGCATTGAAGTGTACCGATCCTGTATAGTCCTTAAAGACCAGAACGTCTTTCATAGAAGTCCCCTTGATTTCAGTTCCTCAACGACCTGTTCAATTTGGTATTGTTTTAACTCATTACCTGGGTGTGTTTTATGTAAACGGATACTCTTGTGTCTGCAAAACGATAGAGCCAGGCTGCTGGATTACCCGCCTGTCAGCTTCAGTGAATGGCCAGGCTTCTACTTTGCTATTGAGGTCGCAATATTCGGATTTCCTGGATTGACGCTTAAGGTTCGAGTGTTTGGAATGATGACCAAGTCCATATCCTCCATTGGAATGGCGCCAAGTATTTGCTCTCATACCTGACACTGTTTAGCTCAATCAGCATAATCGGGAAAAAGCAGGAATTTGTTTCGGTAATATAGGCACTTTGGATGAGCCGACAGTCATTAAAATAAGTGGCCGATTTTGGTGGCGTTTGACGGGGGCTTCACGGGGAATAGATGTTCTGCCAGTTCCAGATAACTGGCATCGTCGGTGTCGGTATGGTGACGCATGGTCATGGCTGAGGCGAAAAAATGGCGCTGCTTCCTGGTTCGCCATCACTCGCTCCTGCTGGTACTTTTTTGCGTGGCGCTCTTCTCCGCTGGGGAAGCGATTCGTCCTGCAGGCGACGGCCAAGTGCGTCCTCTTTGGCGATCAACGACAAGTCCGCAAGCAGTCCGAGGACGCGAAGCACCTGAACGTAGAAGCCGATAGCAACCGACGGGTCACCAGTCTCAATTTTGTAGAGCGTAGGACGTGAAAGGTTGGCCCTTGCACAGACGGTCTGCATGGAAAAGCGGCGACAAAGCGGGGTATAGTGGTGTAGCTCTACTTGTCATAACGATAATTTGTGATTTATCATTACGGTTATATGGTTTGGAGGATGAGTTTATCTATTTGGGATGCAGGAAGTTGTATATTTTGTTTATGCCTGTGAATCGCTCATGTTATTCAAATATTGCTTAGTCTATTGAGTGAATAATTCAACAGACTGAATAAAATCTGCGCTTGATTGCGACAGCCCACACACAAAGCGCTCCGGGTTTTGCCGGATTACCTGTTGAAAGAAGGGCTTCTCCATCATGGATCGGTAGTGGTATATAATATAAGAGGAAGTTTCGCAGACCACTGAACCGGCTGTTTTGCCTGTTCTGGCGGGGGTTAAGGGATGGTGCAGATTATTTTCATCAGAAGGCGAAATATATTCATTTAGGTTTTGTTTTTTTTCATAATTCGCTTACATTGTCTGTCCTTATGGATTTTTAAGCATTGCATTGCGTTTTTTGTAATCAGGGGTTTTTTAAAAAGAAAGAGAGTTTCAGTATGCCGACGATTCAGCAGCTTATCAGGCTCGGAAGAAGTGTAAAAGCCTCAAAAACAGCGTCTCCGGCGCTTGAGAAGTGCCCGCAAAAGCGGGGGGTTTGTACTCGTGTTTACACAACAACTCCAAAAAAGCCTAACTCCGCGTTACGGAAGGTTGCGCGTGTAAGGTTATCCAACAAGATAGAAGTCACAGCATATATTCCGGGAGAAGGTCACAATCTTCAGGAGCATTCAATTGTTCTGATTCGTGGCGGCAGGGTAAAGGATCTTCCTGGTGTGCGTTAT
The DNA window shown above is from Pelodictyon phaeoclathratiforme BU-1 and carries:
- a CDS encoding anti-phage-associated DUF3780 domain-containing protein, with amino-acid sequence MTNSNLIGLDPSAKKRYLGFGAPSAYGSHVFRVIVPAGMTGNIIVQEDYGYLAGINGTPDFEIRAMLPRSKWKLVAETAKRDFNARLRSKKVSISTWKPQDNYLDRMLGKELCVLVWAVEHAANDDEIEVICRKWRALRPEERWWLYTVTAAEGGLAEDSGRGWRKALYLALSDGQAQPKPKKKVPENDPRSIGLFDSLSND
- a CDS encoding DUF1156 domain-containing protein, with translation MSSAVIPFSLKEAPALIETLLPVQRLSVDIYKERMAGSGQTLTALGSYWKGRKPLVLGRACVLGALLPATENPKEDLEIFELLMGMDDLSVSKRRGLPSAKLAVETLEIEDIEEHVRVTPEGQLPMSAPFRIEDYQYYDKHGFAKYAKVHWRSDVNPDELHRVCLPLLPKESYKERIGNAKRAEEMFDNLHTHIWSRVNQHLGTVASSFPELVEQLGIMRFGHRPRVADTFCGSGQIPFEAARLGCDVYASDLNPVACMLTWGAFNIVGASAEEREQIDDEQVALAAKVKEEIDALGIETDGNGWRGKVYLYCLEVTCPTSGWKVPVLPTLVVSKGKRVIAKLLPDKVNKRYDIALEYDVTAEELIHPESRIKRTH
- a CDS encoding IS1634 family transposase: MSKPVTGKTHVGERRERRPNGDIYIYERVTGYNERTRKTYTVSQKLQGKIKSGTQEIIPTRPKKSKNEGGLVGALRRHSGLTDLLEWVGKASGIDDDVRSSFSEGDAAKILSIARYWIGSGGNTLPRLEGWQVMHSLPYSEVITEDVYSDLFKCVGCDEDRVQRYFSFRADRLGKAPVLAFDSTTISTYSENQSEARHGFNKDGDGLKTIKLLTLYSVKEREPLAFAKQPGNVPDVISIENTLKQLKCFNLEKPLIVTDNGYYSEGNMMKFALRNMKFLTLVDPNITWVRETVDALRETLAGMSSTCQFDPSVCGATAMRMHEFGRVRQLSRNGKLSGEEERFVRRLYVHVFYSPNSDTKKQLDFRKELFELKAQVEDGVMEFTKSAQRKIERYLICSKKGRGGQLRVGFNDKAIVEATKYFGYFALVSNQAMKTFTALADYRLREKIEEIFAVVKGGLDGARPRTWHPDNLRGRQFVQFVSLGYHCFLTKKIKEMRAELGKNGSEKTKALVNLEKKLEQWLEQRSLAQILDWFDCIETTQVRTVMGNYRWSTESVARDRLFLKYLGVTS
- a CDS encoding phospholipase D-like domain-containing anti-phage protein, encoding MGDIRRFSSLRERLDHVFLAEKLHNARSYKRIAGYFRSSIFELVGEEIEHIPDVRIICNSELDPNDIMVSKAAREAALKERWNQMPVETEALMHREQYKKLYELLLSGRVHIKVVPKNTVFVHGKAGLITLANGQRTCFLGSVNDSRAAFSKNHEILWEDQSAEGCDWVEQEFDALWKLGHDLPDAIITEVKRISERVEVSFADLKPEEIPAAAMIESPIYRGGEQLQPWQRSFVTSFLQHRNVFGKIRLLLADEVGLGKTLSMATAALVAALLGDGPVLVLCPATLTLQWQTEINDWLGIPSAVWVSNAKHWLTPDGRPVPSRGAEDIAHAPYQIAIVSTGLIVHDSEEAGILRNLRFGTLILDEAHKARVRGGLKQEQEPNNLLAFMREVVKNSKHVLLGTATPIQTDVRELWDLVALLNQGAEFVMGRDYVSSWRDWEKTVPLVTGEEVVSDEMTAWNLLRAPLPARETPMMDQSAARLVRMIRTDLGIPDSKFFTDAAPESLALMTRKMDLQSILGTDFFHRNNPFIRHVVIRRREALENAGLLDKIAVSVHPIPDARPGTYTGAVFQGIGLMTNHPFELAYQAAESFVSELSKRTKGAQLLRSIFLQRICSSFESGKLTVTRMLKKQLNEHDDDDIQKVERSVLETLTEAEISYLHIILEELSRSEAVDPKLRAVKWFLQHFQSEGKSWNEWGCIVFSQYYDTVNWVALELAKLFPEQIVAVYAGAGKSGLYRGDQFVSINRDSIKKMVKEREVSLVVATDAACEGLNLQTLGTLINIDLPWNPARLEQRLGRIKRFGQARKSVDMLNLTYHATRDEDVYAKISERMKERYDIFGGLPDCIEDDWIDNIEGFVKLADTHLHMRKQVANIFETTWGSTIKSEDDRWEECARVLSQKDINAVMSKPWGKRGW
- a CDS encoding type II toxin-antitoxin system RelE/ParE family toxin, with protein sequence MNYEFLPEADEEFREASRYYENAAPGVGLAFIAEVHRVISIVISNPLVAKQIRGTIRSKVLLHFPYSLFYSIESDLILIVAVAHQKRRPTYWRSRLKRME
- a CDS encoding addiction module protein, producing the protein MTIKKIESEALNLDIHSRGSLVGKLLLSLDEPTVSEVEQLWLDEAERRLDDYRAGKVHGISGNEVFKRAISELS
- a CDS encoding transcriptional regulator, which gives rise to MQTVCARANLSRPTLYKIETGDPSVAIGFYVQVLRVLGLLADLSLIAKEDALGRRLQDESLPQRRRAPRKKVPAGASDGEPGSSAIFSPQP
- the rpsL gene encoding 30S ribosomal protein S12, encoding MPTIQQLIRLGRSVKASKTASPALEKCPQKRGVCTRVYTTTPKKPNSALRKVARVRLSNKIEVTAYIPGEGHNLQEHSIVLIRGGRVKDLPGVRYHIVRGSLDTSGVADRKQSRSKYGAKQPKAGVPAPVKGKGKR